A genomic window from Triticum urartu cultivar G1812 chromosome 7, Tu2.1, whole genome shotgun sequence includes:
- the LOC125521448 gene encoding stellacyanin-like — MAHPLNFFFLLFVSAVVSVRGAGLGLVSPVPIGKRYIVGGADGWRVPPRENKDLYLKWASTIEFFVEDSIEFMYKNDSVGKVNKYAYYHCNWTTPTSALPAKDGSSLFLLDAPGIAYFASADIKHCKKGQRLMLNVKGRPTLAPSADISSPPAPVSPTPAPGPAVLGEPVMDSGATTLASSSSHALALVVSVTTLALMGRMRT, encoded by the exons ATGGCTCATCCACtcaacttcttcttcctcctgtTCGTCTCCGCTGTTGTATCTGTGCGTGGTGCTGGCCTTGGGCTTGTTTCGCCGGTGCCTATCGGTAAGAGGTACATCGTCGGCGGGGCGGACGGGTGGCGCGTGCCACCACGGGAGAACAAGGACCTGTACTTGAAGTGGGCCTCCACCATTGAGTTCTTCGTTGAGGACTCCATTG AATTCATGTACAAGAACGACTCAGTCGGAAAGGTGAACAAGTACGCATACTACCACTGCAACTGGACGACACCGACCTCCGCACTGCCCGCCAAGGATGGCAGCTCACTCTTCCTCCTCGACGCCCCCGGCATCGCGTACTTCGCCAGCGCCGACATCAAACATTGCAAGAAGGGCCAGCGCCTCATGCTCAACGTGAAGGGCAGGCCAACCCTGGCTCCGTCAGCTGATATTTCAAGCCCTCCTGCCCCTGTGTCGCCCACACCTGCACCGGGACCGGCGGTGCTTGGAGAGCCGGTAATGGACAGCGGTGCCACAACACTGGCCTCGTCGTCTAGTCACGCCTTGGCGCTGGTGGTTTCTGTCACAACACTTGCCTTGATGGGGAGGATGAGGACCTGA